In a single window of the Govania unica genome:
- a CDS encoding FAD-binding oxidoreductase: protein MISAALNGNIIVTATAEAIATVITDLRALLGERLSTGAAVRGHHGKDLSHHEAALPDAVAFPGTTEEVAAIVRICAAHRVPVIAYGTGTSLEGHINAIEGGICIDLGGLNRILKVNTADLDVTVEAGVTRMDLNAHIRDSGLFFPIDPGANASLGGMCATRASGTNAVRYGTMRENVLALTVVLADGRIIRTARRARKSAAGYDLTRLFVGSEGTLGIITEATLRLYGIPEAMSSAVVGFDSLEGAVNTVITTIQSGIPIARIELLNSAMIAAINSYSKLSYAERPTLFLEFHGSPAGVAEQAENFGAIAQDCGGGDFAWTTKTEDRTRLWQARHDVAYAAMNIRPGADMITTDVCVPISRLADCILETEADFKAEGFPIPIAGHVGDGNFHTILLYDHKDPDETKRAFALNDRMVMRALAMEGTCTGEHGIGQGKRDFLIAEHGEAVSVMRAIKTALDPDMIMNPGKILKP, encoded by the coding sequence ATGATCAGCGCCGCTCTGAACGGAAACATCATTGTGACAGCGACTGCCGAAGCCATTGCCACCGTCATCACCGACCTCCGCGCCCTACTGGGGGAGCGCCTGTCCACCGGCGCCGCCGTGCGCGGTCATCACGGTAAAGACCTGTCGCATCACGAGGCCGCGCTGCCCGATGCCGTAGCCTTCCCCGGCACGACCGAGGAAGTGGCCGCCATCGTCAGGATCTGCGCCGCCCACAGGGTTCCGGTCATCGCTTACGGCACCGGGACCTCCCTTGAAGGCCATATCAATGCCATCGAAGGCGGCATCTGTATCGATCTCGGCGGCCTGAACCGCATTCTCAAAGTCAATACTGCGGATCTCGACGTCACGGTCGAGGCTGGCGTCACCCGCATGGACCTGAACGCCCATATCCGCGACAGCGGCCTGTTTTTCCCCATTGATCCCGGCGCCAATGCCTCCCTTGGCGGCATGTGCGCCACCCGCGCCTCGGGCACCAATGCCGTGCGCTATGGCACCATGCGCGAAAATGTACTGGCCCTCACCGTGGTGCTGGCCGACGGCCGCATCATCCGCACCGCCCGCCGCGCCCGCAAATCCGCCGCCGGCTATGACCTCACGCGGTTGTTTGTGGGCTCGGAAGGCACCCTTGGCATCATCACCGAAGCCACCCTGCGGCTTTATGGTATTCCCGAGGCCATGTCGTCGGCAGTGGTCGGGTTCGATAGCCTTGAAGGTGCGGTCAACACCGTCATCACCACCATACAATCCGGCATCCCCATCGCCCGGATCGAGCTGTTGAACAGCGCCATGATCGCCGCCATCAACAGCTATTCGAAACTGAGCTATGCCGAGCGCCCGACCCTGTTCCTGGAATTTCATGGCAGCCCGGCGGGCGTGGCCGAGCAGGCGGAGAATTTCGGCGCCATCGCTCAGGACTGCGGCGGCGGCGATTTCGCCTGGACCACAAAGACCGAGGATCGCACCCGACTGTGGCAGGCGCGGCATGACGTGGCCTATGCCGCCATGAACATCCGGCCCGGCGCCGACATGATCACCACCGACGTCTGCGTGCCGATCTCCCGGCTCGCCGATTGCATTCTTGAGACCGAGGCCGATTTCAAGGCCGAAGGCTTTCCCATCCCCATCGCCGGGCATGTGGGCGACGGCAATTTCCACACCATCCTGCTTTATGATCATAAGGACCCGGACGAAACCAAACGCGCCTTTGCCCTGAATGACCGCATGGTCATGCGGGCGCTGGCCATGGAGGGCACCTGCACCGGCGAACATGGCATCGGCCAGGGCAAACGGGACTTCCTGATTGCCGAACATGGGGAGGCCGTCAGCGTCATGCGCGCCATCAAAACCGCGCTCGATCCCGACATGATCATGAACCCCGGGAAAATCCTGAAACCCTGA
- a CDS encoding DUF2061 domain-containing protein — protein MSRDFAKTVSFAVLHIAVGFGVTYALTGSVAIASGVALIEPLVNSVVFFFHEKVWQRVAPDAEASAALHTH, from the coding sequence ATGAGCCGCGATTTCGCCAAAACCGTCAGTTTCGCCGTCCTCCATATTGCGGTGGGCTTCGGCGTGACTTATGCCCTGACTGGATCCGTCGCCATCGCGAGCGGTGTCGCCCTGATTGAACCCCTGGTCAATTCAGTGGTCTTTTTCTTCCATGAAAAAGTCTGGCAGCGCGTTGCACCGGACGCCGAGGCGTCTGCGGCGCTGCATACGCACTAA